In Candidatus Paracaedimonas acanthamoebae, one DNA window encodes the following:
- a CDS encoding tyrosine-type recombinase/integrase, translating to MKSPLPIFDSLEHIDRVDNYSSFSNDANLCDYQKSHEFLKSYTGSQGTFNAYRREIERLLHWCIMVAQKPLAELKRQDIEEFIHFCQKPPKAWIGVNKVPRFINKDGERIANPEWRPFVVTVSKVAHQKGEKPNPKDFEISQSALKDTFAILGSFYNYLLQDEYVSINPVALIRQKSKFIRKAQGPSKIRRLSVHQWQYVITTAQQMAEVSPEFHERTLFMMSLLYGLYLRISELAASKRWTPQMNHFYRDSEGSWWFTTVGKGNKQREIAVSDSMLEALKRWRKSLGLSTLPSPADLSPLLPKAKGDGAISSTTYIRKIVQTCFDQTVHHLNQDGFREEAEFLSEATVHWLRHTGISDDVKHRPREHVRDDAGHGSGAITDKYIDIELRERHRSAKSKQIL from the coding sequence ATGAAATCTCCATTACCCATCTTTGATAGCCTTGAGCATATTGATAGAGTTGATAATTATTCTTCTTTTTCAAATGACGCTAATCTTTGTGATTATCAAAAATCTCATGAATTCCTTAAGTCCTACACAGGCAGCCAAGGAACTTTTAATGCTTATCGTCGAGAAATTGAGCGCTTACTTCATTGGTGTATTATGGTTGCCCAGAAACCATTAGCGGAATTAAAACGCCAAGATATCGAAGAATTTATTCACTTTTGTCAAAAACCTCCTAAAGCTTGGATTGGTGTTAATAAGGTCCCACGCTTTATCAATAAAGATGGAGAACGAATTGCCAACCCAGAATGGCGCCCTTTCGTTGTAACTGTTTCCAAGGTAGCCCATCAAAAAGGAGAAAAACCCAATCCAAAAGACTTTGAAATCTCTCAAAGCGCCCTTAAAGATACATTTGCTATTTTAGGGTCTTTCTATAACTATCTTCTGCAAGACGAATATGTCTCTATAAATCCAGTAGCACTCATACGCCAGAAGAGTAAGTTTATTCGAAAAGCTCAAGGTCCCTCTAAGATTAGAAGACTTTCCGTACATCAATGGCAGTATGTTATTACCACAGCCCAACAGATGGCAGAAGTTTCTCCAGAATTTCATGAGCGCACTCTTTTTATGATGTCACTGCTTTATGGTTTATATTTGCGCATTTCTGAACTTGCTGCCAGCAAACGTTGGACCCCACAGATGAATCACTTCTACAGAGACAGTGAAGGAAGCTGGTGGTTCACAACTGTTGGAAAAGGCAATAAGCAAAGAGAAATTGCGGTGAGTGACTCTATGTTAGAAGCCTTAAAACGATGGCGAAAATCTTTAGGCTTATCAACTCTTCCCTCCCCTGCTGATTTGTCTCCCTTATTGCCGAAAGCAAAAGGAGATGGAGCTATTAGTTCAACCACTTACATTCGTAAAATAGTTCAAACATGTTTTGATCAAACAGTTCACCACTTAAATCAAGATGGTTTTAGAGAAGAAGCTGAATTTTTATCTGAGGCCACAGTTCATTGGTTAAGACATACGGGGATTTCCGATGATGTCAAGCATAGACCCAGAGAGCATGTTCGAGATGATGCGGGGCATGGATCAGGTGCCATTACGGATAAATACATCGATATTGAACTGAGAGAACGCCATCGATCAGCGAAAAGTAAACAGATTCTCTGA
- a CDS encoding type II toxin-antitoxin system ParD family antitoxin: MNISLNSNLEKFIHQKVEQGYYNSASEVVRDALRLFIEKETLFKQQVDKLNHDIELGLSQLSKGQGIEGDQIFQEIKMLNKKK; this comes from the coding sequence ATGAACATTTCTTTAAATTCTAACCTAGAGAAATTTATTCATCAGAAGGTTGAACAAGGATATTACAATTCTGCTAGTGAAGTTGTACGTGATGCTTTGAGACTTTTTATAGAAAAAGAAACTCTATTCAAACAGCAAGTTGACAAACTAAACCATGACATTGAGTTAGGTCTATCTCAACTCTCAAAAGGACAAGGAATTGAAGGGGACCAAATTTTTCAAGAAATCAAAATGCTAAATAAAAAGAAATAA
- a CDS encoding type II toxin-antitoxin system RelE/ParE family toxin yields the protein MSLFIFSPAAKQDLLEIWEYIAEESTVTALKVLSTIEQKCHMLSEHPNLGHRRTDLTKHPVLFWPVYNYLIIYKQDTRPLEIVRILSGYRNLIELLQ from the coding sequence ATGTCTCTCTTTATTTTTTCGCCTGCAGCAAAGCAAGATCTTCTTGAAATTTGGGAATATATTGCTGAAGAAAGTACTGTGACTGCTCTTAAGGTGCTTTCTACAATTGAACAAAAATGTCATATGCTTAGTGAGCACCCTAATCTTGGTCATCGAAGAACAGATTTAACGAAGCACCCAGTATTATTTTGGCCTGTCTACAATTATTTGATCATCTATAAACAAGACACAAGACCTTTGGAGATAGTCAGAATTTTAAGTGGTTATCGTAATTTAATTGAATTATTACAATAA